One Tolypothrix bouteillei VB521301 DNA window includes the following coding sequences:
- the rsmG gene encoding 16S rRNA (guanine(527)-N(7))-methyltransferase RsmG — translation MNWTPTVQQQDLFQKLYELILSGNSQQNLTRITDPQEFWEKHLWDSLRGIAFLLSRQAQENTPDKEESTPSLPSSPQSPTFIDIGTGAGFPGIPVAMTVTDSTVTLLDSTRKKVAFLDRVKDDLHLTNIKTAIGRAEEIAHQSQHRQRYDVALIRAVGTASVCAEYTLPLLKQGGLAVIYRGNWTEEEATSLENAVQQLGGTIESVEEFTTPLTHSIRHCLYLRKVGTTPSQFPRAVGVPTQKPL, via the coding sequence ATGAATTGGACTCCCACAGTCCAGCAGCAAGATCTTTTCCAAAAGCTTTACGAGTTGATTTTATCCGGGAACAGCCAACAAAATTTGACTCGCATCACCGATCCTCAAGAGTTTTGGGAAAAGCATCTTTGGGATTCTCTACGGGGAATTGCTTTTTTGCTTTCAAGACAAGCACAAGAAAACACACCTGACAAAGAAGAGTCTACTCCCTCACTTCCTTCATCTCCCCAATCTCCGACATTTATTGATATTGGAACTGGTGCGGGTTTTCCTGGTATCCCAGTAGCCATGACTGTTACTGATAGCACTGTAACTCTTCTAGATTCCACTCGGAAAAAAGTTGCTTTTCTCGATCGCGTCAAAGATGACCTTCACCTGACTAACATTAAAACGGCGATCGGGAGAGCAGAAGAGATCGCTCATCAAAGCCAACACCGACAGCGGTATGATGTTGCTCTCATACGTGCTGTCGGAACAGCTTCTGTCTGCGCCGAATATACCTTACCGTTGTTAAAACAGGGCGGATTAGCCGTCATTTATCGGGGTAATTGGACGGAAGAAGAAGCAACGTCTTTAGAAAATGCCGTTCAACAACTTGGTGGGACAATTGAATCAGTCGAAGAATTTACTACTCCCCTCACTCACAGCATTCGTCACTGTCTTTATTTACGGAAAGTAGGAACTACACCATCTCAGTTTCCTCGTGCTGTTGGTGTCCCTACGCAAAAGCCTCTTTAA
- a CDS encoding AAA family ATPase, translating into MNQTLLRFLATKNYKNLSLDKEVNLTNLNIFIGSNGSGKSNFINCLKFLKDSLINIPDEIRGVSSFENGVTQIGGNRILDSSVASPAVVRLAYCFLPFSQTSFSKKDGEILDLKIYVDKNTPRVSVAEEFLYSGEDLYESGISQPFYYYQFHNQEAGKGVVSVYKTPGQSLSTHFKPLDNISTSSLGLSAIPRLLEDSEYPPESTPIYRIRRDLVEFISNWQFYNANNMDLNQIRTAEPKIGGSDIYLSPSGDNLALVLENLIQEDIDFDEGINNAIKSILPKTRRLRPIRSGRLSLTVEWYFQDIKEAFYLNELSDGTVRMLCWATILNSPILPSLLVIDEPELGLHISWMPILAEWIKKAATKTQVIITTYSPDLLDHFTDCLENVLCFYSKDETHFSIKTLSKEMLNQKLEEGWQLGDLYRVGDPSIGGWPW; encoded by the coding sequence ATGAATCAAACCCTTCTTCGCTTTCTAGCTACCAAAAATTATAAAAATTTGTCCTTAGATAAAGAGGTCAATCTCACGAACCTCAATATTTTTATCGGTTCAAACGGTTCGGGAAAAAGTAACTTTATCAACTGTTTAAAATTTTTAAAAGATAGCTTAATTAATATTCCTGATGAAATTAGAGGGGTTAGTAGTTTTGAGAATGGAGTTACTCAAATTGGTGGTAATAGAATTTTAGATAGCAGTGTAGCAAGTCCTGCTGTAGTAAGATTGGCATACTGTTTTTTGCCCTTTTCACAAACTAGCTTTTCTAAAAAAGATGGAGAAATTCTCGATCTGAAAATTTATGTTGATAAGAATACACCTAGAGTTAGCGTCGCTGAGGAATTTTTGTATAGTGGGGAAGATTTATATGAATCAGGTATATCGCAACCTTTCTATTATTATCAATTTCACAATCAAGAAGCAGGAAAAGGTGTTGTATCTGTTTATAAGACACCAGGACAAAGTTTAAGTACTCATTTTAAGCCTTTAGACAATATTAGTACTAGTTCTTTAGGTCTTTCTGCCATTCCTCGATTGCTGGAAGATAGTGAATACCCTCCTGAAAGTACGCCTATTTATAGAATTAGAAGGGATTTGGTTGAATTTATTTCTAATTGGCAATTTTATAATGCTAACAATATGGATTTGAATCAAATCAGAACAGCAGAGCCTAAAATCGGAGGTAGCGATATTTATTTATCTCCGTCTGGAGATAATTTAGCATTGGTCTTAGAGAATTTAATTCAGGAAGATATTGATTTTGATGAAGGTATCAACAACGCCATAAAATCCATTTTACCAAAAACACGTCGGCTCAGACCTATACGCTCAGGTCGCTTATCTCTGACTGTAGAATGGTATTTTCAAGATATTAAAGAAGCTTTTTATTTAAATGAACTATCAGATGGAACTGTTAGAATGCTATGTTGGGCTACTATATTAAATTCTCCAATTCTTCCTTCATTACTAGTTATTGATGAACCGGAACTGGGCTTACACATATCTTGGATGCCAATTTTAGCTGAATGGATTAAAAAAGCAGCAACTAAGACTCAAGTAATTATTACTACATATAGCCCCGATCTTTTGGATCATTTTACCGATTGTCTAGAGAATGTTCTTTGTTTTTATTCAAAAGATGAAACCCATTTCTCTATCAAAACACTTTCCAAAGAAATGCTCAATCAAAAACTTGAAGAAGGATGGCAATTAGGTGATTTATATCGCGTTGGCGATCCTAGTATTGGAGGATGGCCGTGGTAA